In the genome of Burkholderia diffusa, one region contains:
- a CDS encoding ABC transporter ATP-binding protein, with product MSHVEIDGLTKRYGATTIFEDIRLVLRQGEFVTLLGPSGCGKSTLLRCLAGLTGVDSGCIRVDGQDITTLAPQRRGIGMVFQNYALFPNMTVADNIAFGLKMQKRTADDVARRVADVIRLVELTGMEARYPHALSGGQRQRVALARALVVEPRILLLDEPLSALDARIRRNLREQIRDIQRRLGLTTVFVTHDQEEALTLSDRIFVMNRGRIVQEGAAETIYTEPASEFVARFMGNYNLLSSAEAKRLLGITLTGHLAIRPESILLCEPGARHPLHPDPPVPAIIRGRQLLGNIVRYEVDAEGVGLRVDHLNRSADDLLPTGSAIGVSIDRRQMREVH from the coding sequence ATGTCTCATGTGGAAATCGATGGTCTGACCAAGCGTTACGGCGCGACGACCATCTTCGAAGACATCCGGCTCGTCCTGCGGCAAGGCGAGTTCGTCACGCTGCTCGGTCCGAGCGGCTGCGGAAAATCAACGCTGCTGCGCTGTCTCGCAGGCCTGACCGGCGTGGATAGCGGATGCATTCGCGTCGACGGCCAGGACATCACCACGCTCGCGCCACAGCGGCGCGGCATAGGCATGGTGTTCCAGAACTACGCACTGTTCCCGAACATGACCGTCGCGGACAATATCGCATTCGGCCTCAAGATGCAGAAGCGTACAGCTGACGACGTCGCGCGCCGCGTGGCCGACGTGATTCGCCTCGTCGAGTTGACCGGCATGGAGGCGCGTTATCCGCACGCACTGTCCGGCGGACAGCGTCAGCGCGTCGCGCTCGCACGCGCCCTCGTCGTGGAGCCGCGCATTCTGCTGCTCGACGAGCCGCTTTCAGCGCTCGACGCGCGCATTCGCCGCAACTTGCGCGAGCAGATCCGAGACATCCAGCGACGTCTCGGCCTGACTACCGTATTCGTCACGCACGACCAGGAGGAAGCACTCACGCTGTCGGACCGGATCTTCGTGATGAATCGCGGTCGCATCGTGCAGGAAGGGGCCGCCGAGACAATCTATACCGAACCGGCCAGTGAGTTCGTCGCACGCTTCATGGGCAACTACAACCTGCTGTCTTCAGCCGAAGCGAAACGGCTGCTGGGGATCACGCTGACCGGACATCTGGCGATTCGCCCCGAATCGATCCTGCTGTGCGAACCGGGCGCGCGGCATCCCCTTCACCCGGACCCACCGGTGCCCGCGATCATTCGCGGTCGCCAGTTGCTCGGCAATATCGTCCGCTACGAAGTCGACGCCGAAGGCGTAGGCCTGCGTGTCGACCACCTGAACCGAAGCGCCGACGATTTGCTGCCGACCGGCAGCGCGATCGGGGTATCGATCGATCGCCGTCAGATGCGGGAGGTGCACTGA
- a CDS encoding HAD family hydrolase: MALAIFDMDDTLIDGDSSNLWLRFQVEHGLAPFDMLPHEAALLRDYHAGTLAMEDYMDYTLAPLQGIACDVVGAWIDRFIEAVIVPRVFPDAWRRLALHRERGDRLLVISASGEHLVGPIARRLGVADVIAIRLETTGDVYSGRTCGVLSYREGKVTRLREWLAQHGESLDGSHGYSDSLNDMPLLQSVRHAHVVNPNDALRNEAIRRQWVELNWRRVLADA, translated from the coding sequence ATGGCGCTCGCGATCTTCGACATGGACGACACGCTGATCGACGGCGACAGTTCGAACCTGTGGCTGCGGTTTCAGGTTGAACATGGTCTCGCGCCATTCGACATGCTGCCGCACGAAGCCGCATTGCTGCGGGATTACCATGCAGGCACGCTCGCAATGGAAGACTACATGGACTATACGCTCGCGCCGTTGCAGGGCATCGCGTGCGACGTGGTCGGCGCATGGATCGACCGCTTCATCGAAGCCGTGATCGTACCGCGCGTATTCCCTGACGCGTGGCGTCGGCTTGCGCTGCATCGCGAGCGCGGCGATCGCTTGCTTGTCATCTCGGCGTCGGGTGAGCATCTGGTCGGACCGATCGCGCGGCGGCTCGGTGTCGCCGACGTGATCGCGATCAGGCTGGAAACGACCGGCGACGTATACAGCGGCCGGACATGCGGCGTACTCAGCTATCGCGAAGGCAAGGTCACACGACTGCGGGAATGGCTGGCGCAGCACGGCGAATCGCTCGACGGCAGCCATGGTTATAGCGACTCACTGAACGATATGCCATTGCTGCAGTCGGTACGGCATGCGCATGTCGTGAATCCGAACGACGCGCTGCGCAATGAAGCAATCCGCAGACAATGGGTCGAGCTGAACTGGCGACGCGTACTGGCGGACGCCTGA
- the opcM gene encoding multidrug efflux transporter outer membrane subunit OpcM, whose translation MDNMHNSNGLMRFAKVAAASTLLATLLAACAVGPDYKRPDVSTPAAFKEAPTLAAGEQAGTWKTAEPADGEHRGEWWKVFGDPVLDSLESQALAANQNLKAAAARVEEARAATRTARSQWFPQIGAGFGPTREGLSSASQFQPQGTGPTTATLWRAQGTVSYEADLFGRVSRNVEASRADQAQSEALFRSVQLALQADVAQNYFELRQLDSDQDLYRRTVELREEALKLVQRRFNEGDISELDVSRAKNELATAQADAVGVTRRRAASEHALAILLGKAPADFAFKETPIVPVAVKVPPGLPSALLERRPDVSAAERAMAAANARIGLAKSAYFPKLDITGAFGYEASTLGNLFMWSSRTFLLGPFAGTALTLPLFDGGRRAAGVQQARAQYDEQVANYRQQVLVAFREVEDNLADLRLLDDQIRAQDAAVNASRRAATLSRTQYQEGEVAYLDVIDSERSVLQSQLQANQLTGAQAVSTVNLIRALGGGWGAAPAAIGDAAHKEDVAAR comes from the coding sequence ATGGACAACATGCACAACTCGAATGGCCTGATGCGCTTTGCGAAGGTGGCGGCCGCGAGCACCCTGCTCGCGACGCTACTCGCCGCGTGCGCGGTGGGGCCCGACTACAAGCGCCCGGACGTGTCGACGCCCGCGGCGTTCAAGGAAGCGCCGACGCTCGCGGCCGGCGAACAGGCCGGCACGTGGAAGACGGCCGAGCCGGCGGACGGCGAGCATCGCGGTGAATGGTGGAAAGTATTCGGCGATCCGGTGCTCGACTCGCTCGAGTCGCAGGCGCTCGCCGCGAACCAGAACCTGAAGGCCGCGGCGGCGCGCGTCGAGGAAGCGCGTGCTGCCACGCGCACCGCGCGCTCGCAGTGGTTCCCGCAGATCGGCGCTGGGTTCGGGCCGACACGGGAAGGGCTGTCGTCGGCGTCGCAATTCCAGCCGCAGGGCACGGGCCCGACGACCGCGACGCTGTGGCGCGCGCAGGGCACGGTATCGTACGAGGCCGACCTGTTCGGCCGCGTGAGCCGCAACGTCGAGGCGTCGCGTGCCGATCAGGCGCAGAGCGAAGCGCTGTTCCGTTCGGTGCAGCTCGCGCTGCAGGCGGACGTCGCGCAGAATTACTTCGAACTGCGCCAGCTCGATTCGGACCAGGACCTGTACCGTCGCACGGTCGAACTGCGCGAGGAAGCGCTGAAGCTCGTGCAGCGCCGCTTCAACGAAGGCGACATCAGCGAGCTCGACGTGTCGCGCGCGAAGAACGAACTGGCGACCGCGCAGGCCGATGCGGTCGGCGTCACGCGCCGGCGCGCGGCGTCCGAGCATGCGCTCGCGATCCTGCTCGGCAAGGCACCCGCGGATTTCGCGTTCAAGGAGACGCCGATCGTGCCGGTCGCGGTGAAGGTGCCGCCGGGCCTGCCGTCGGCGCTGCTCGAACGCCGCCCGGACGTGTCGGCGGCCGAGCGCGCGATGGCCGCCGCGAATGCGCGGATCGGCCTTGCGAAGTCGGCGTATTTCCCGAAGCTCGATATCACGGGTGCATTCGGTTATGAGGCGTCGACGCTCGGCAACCTGTTCATGTGGTCGAGCCGCACGTTCCTGCTCGGGCCGTTCGCCGGCACAGCGCTGACGTTGCCGCTGTTCGACGGCGGCCGCCGTGCGGCCGGCGTGCAGCAGGCACGTGCGCAGTACGACGAGCAGGTCGCGAACTACCGGCAGCAGGTGCTCGTCGCGTTCCGCGAGGTCGAGGACAATCTCGCCGATCTGCGCCTGCTCGACGATCAGATTCGCGCGCAGGATGCGGCCGTCAATGCGTCGCGTCGCGCGGCGACGCTGTCGCGTACGCAGTATCAGGAAGGCGAGGTGGCCTATCTTGACGTGATCGACAGCGAGCGTTCGGTGCTGCAGTCGCAATTGCAGGCGAACCAGCTGACCGGTGCGCAGGCCGTGTCGACCGTGAACCTGATCCGCGCGCTGGGCGGCGGGTGGGGCGCGGCGCCGGCGGCGATCGGCGATGCGGCGCACAAGGAGGATGTCGCCGCGCGGTGA
- the ceoB gene encoding multidrug efflux RND transporter permease subunit CeoB: MNISKFFIDRPIFAGVLSVIILLGGVIAMFLLPISEYPEVVPPSVIVKAQYPGANPKVIAETVASPLEEQINGVEDMLYMQSQANSDGNMTITVTFKLGTDPDKATQLVQNRVNQALPRLPEDVQRLGITTVKSSPTLTMVVHLISPDNRYDMTYLRNYALINVKDRLSRIQGVGQVQLWGSGDYAMRVWLDPQKVAQRGLSAEDVVQAIREQNVQVAAGVIGASPSLPGTPLQLSVNARGRLQTEDEFGDIVVKTTPDGGVTHLRDIARIELDASEYGLRSLLDNKPAVAMAINQSPGANSLQISDEVRKTMAELKQDMPAGVDYKIVYDPTQFVRSSIKAVVHTLLEAIALVVIVVIVFLQTWRASLIPLIAVPVSIIGTFSLLLGFGYSINALSLFGMVLAIGIVVDDAIVVVENVERNIESGMNARQATYKAMQEVSGPIIAIALTLVAVFVPLAFMSGLTGQFYKQFAMTIAISTVISAFNSLTLSPALSAILLKGHGDKEDWLTRVMNRVLGGFFKGFNKVFHRGAENYGRGVRGVLSRKTLMLGVYLVLVGATVLVSKVVPGGFVPAQDKEYLIAFAQLPNGASLDRTEKVIRDMGSIALKQPGVESAVAFPGLSVNGFTNSSSAGIVFVTLKPFSERHGKALSAGAIAGALNQQYGAIKDSFVAVFPPPPVLGLGTLGGFKMQIEDRGAVGYAKLSDATNDFIKRAQQAPELGPLFTSYQINVPQLNVDLDRVKAKQLGVPVTDVFNTMQVYLGSLYVNDFNRFGRVYQVRVQADAPFRQRADDILQLKTRNDRGEMVPLSSLVTVTPTFGPEMVVRYNGYTAADINGGPAPGFSSGQAQAAIERIAHETLPRGVRFEWTDLTYQQILAGDSAMWVFPISVLLVFLVLAALYESLTLPLAVILIVPMSILSALTGVWLTQGDNNIFTQIGLMVLVGLSAKNAILIVEFARELEHDGRTPLEAAIEASRMRLRPILMTSIAFIMGVVPLVTSTGAGSEMRHAMGVAVFFGMLGVTLFGLMLTPVFYVVLRTLAGGKIHVAGKDSAGYGVPAPGVPASDA, translated from the coding sequence ATGAACATTTCCAAATTCTTTATCGACCGGCCGATCTTTGCAGGAGTCCTATCGGTGATCATCCTGCTCGGCGGGGTGATCGCGATGTTCCTGCTGCCGATTTCGGAGTATCCGGAAGTCGTGCCGCCTTCCGTGATCGTGAAGGCGCAGTATCCCGGCGCCAACCCGAAAGTGATCGCCGAGACGGTCGCGTCGCCGCTCGAGGAGCAGATCAACGGCGTCGAGGACATGCTCTACATGCAGTCGCAGGCGAACAGCGACGGCAACATGACGATCACCGTCACGTTCAAGCTGGGCACCGATCCGGACAAGGCCACGCAGCTCGTGCAGAACCGCGTGAACCAGGCGCTGCCGCGCCTGCCGGAAGACGTGCAGCGGCTCGGCATCACCACGGTGAAGAGCTCGCCGACGCTGACGATGGTCGTCCACCTGATCTCGCCGGACAACCGCTACGACATGACCTACCTGCGCAACTACGCGCTGATCAACGTGAAGGATCGCCTGTCGCGGATCCAGGGCGTCGGCCAGGTGCAGTTGTGGGGTTCGGGCGACTATGCGATGCGCGTGTGGCTCGATCCGCAGAAGGTCGCGCAGCGCGGGCTGTCGGCCGAGGACGTCGTGCAGGCGATCCGCGAGCAGAACGTGCAGGTCGCGGCGGGCGTGATCGGCGCATCGCCTTCGCTGCCGGGCACGCCGCTGCAGTTGTCGGTGAACGCGCGCGGCCGTCTGCAGACGGAAGACGAGTTCGGCGACATCGTCGTGAAGACGACGCCGGACGGCGGCGTCACGCACCTGCGTGACATCGCGCGCATCGAGCTCGATGCATCCGAATACGGGCTGCGCTCGCTGCTCGACAACAAGCCGGCCGTCGCGATGGCGATCAACCAGTCGCCGGGCGCGAACTCGCTGCAGATCTCCGACGAAGTGCGCAAGACGATGGCCGAGCTGAAGCAGGACATGCCGGCCGGCGTCGACTACAAGATCGTCTATGACCCGACGCAGTTCGTGCGCTCGTCGATCAAGGCCGTGGTGCACACGCTGCTCGAGGCGATCGCACTGGTCGTGATCGTCGTGATCGTGTTCCTGCAGACCTGGCGCGCATCGCTGATTCCGCTGATCGCGGTGCCGGTGTCGATCATCGGCACGTTCTCGCTGTTGCTCGGTTTCGGCTATTCGATCAATGCGTTGTCGCTGTTCGGGATGGTGCTCGCGATCGGTATCGTGGTCGACGATGCGATCGTGGTCGTCGAGAACGTCGAGCGCAACATCGAAAGCGGGATGAATGCACGGCAGGCGACCTACAAGGCGATGCAGGAAGTGAGCGGGCCGATCATCGCGATCGCGCTGACGCTCGTCGCCGTGTTCGTGCCGCTCGCGTTCATGTCGGGCCTGACCGGCCAGTTCTACAAGCAGTTCGCGATGACGATCGCGATCTCGACGGTGATTTCGGCGTTCAACTCGTTGACGCTGTCGCCGGCGCTGTCCGCGATCCTGCTGAAGGGTCATGGCGACAAGGAAGACTGGCTCACGCGCGTGATGAATCGCGTGCTCGGCGGCTTCTTCAAGGGCTTCAACAAGGTGTTCCATCGCGGCGCGGAGAACTACGGCCGCGGCGTGCGCGGCGTGCTGTCGCGCAAGACGCTGATGCTCGGCGTGTACCTCGTGCTGGTGGGTGCGACCGTGCTCGTGTCGAAGGTCGTGCCGGGCGGCTTCGTGCCCGCGCAGGACAAGGAATACCTGATCGCGTTCGCACAGCTGCCGAACGGCGCGTCGCTCGACCGCACCGAGAAGGTGATCCGTGACATGGGCTCGATCGCGCTGAAGCAGCCGGGCGTCGAGAGCGCGGTCGCGTTCCCGGGGCTGTCGGTGAACGGCTTCACCAACAGCTCGAGCGCGGGCATCGTGTTCGTGACCCTCAAGCCGTTTTCGGAACGGCACGGCAAGGCGCTGTCGGCCGGTGCGATCGCCGGCGCGCTGAACCAGCAGTACGGGGCGATCAAGGACTCGTTCGTCGCGGTGTTCCCGCCGCCGCCGGTACTCGGCCTCGGCACGCTCGGCGGGTTCAAGATGCAGATCGAGGATCGCGGCGCGGTCGGTTACGCGAAACTGTCGGACGCGACCAACGACTTCATCAAGCGCGCACAGCAGGCGCCGGAGCTCGGCCCGTTGTTCACGAGCTACCAGATCAACGTGCCGCAGCTCAACGTCGATCTCGACCGCGTGAAGGCGAAGCAGCTCGGCGTGCCCGTCACCGACGTGTTCAACACGATGCAGGTGTATCTCGGCTCGTTGTACGTGAACGACTTCAACCGCTTCGGGCGCGTGTACCAGGTGCGCGTGCAGGCCGATGCGCCGTTCCGTCAGCGCGCGGACGACATCCTGCAGCTGAAGACGCGCAACGACCGTGGCGAGATGGTGCCACTGTCGTCGCTCGTCACGGTGACGCCGACATTCGGTCCGGAAATGGTCGTGCGCTACAACGGCTACACGGCAGCCGACATCAACGGCGGCCCGGCGCCGGGTTTCTCGTCGGGGCAGGCGCAGGCCGCGATCGAGCGCATCGCGCATGAAACGCTGCCGCGTGGCGTGCGGTTCGAATGGACCGACCTCACGTACCAGCAGATCCTCGCGGGTGACTCGGCGATGTGGGTGTTCCCGATCAGCGTGCTACTCGTGTTCCTCGTGCTCGCCGCGTTGTATGAAAGCCTGACGCTGCCGCTCGCGGTGATCCTGATCGTGCCGATGAGCATTCTGTCGGCGCTGACGGGTGTGTGGCTCACGCAGGGCGACAACAACATCTTCACGCAGATCGGCCTGATGGTGCTGGTGGGGCTGTCGGCGAAGAACGCGATCCTGATCGTCGAATTCGCACGCGAACTGGAGCATGACGGCAGGACGCCGCTCGAGGCCGCGATCGAGGCGAGCCGGATGCGGCTGCGCCCGATCCTGATGACGTCGATCGCGTTCATCATGGGCGTCGTGCCGCTCGTCACGTCGACGGGCGCGGGCTCCGAGATGCGACATGCGATGGGCGTCGCGGTGTTCTTCGGGATGCTCGGCGTGACGCTGTTCGGGCTGATGCTGACGCCGGTGTTCTACGTCGTGCTGCGCACGCTCGCAGGCGGCAAGATCCACGTCGCAGGCAAGGACTCCGCCGGTTATGGCGTGCCTGCACCGGGCGTGCCGGCTTCGGATGCTTGA
- the ceoA gene encoding multidrug efflux RND transporter periplasmic adaptor subunit CeoA gives MAILRTSRSRIATAAIVTLAVVGIGTFGAMRVNANAPEKAAPPLPEVDVATVVPQTVTDWQSYSGRLEAVEKVDVRPQVSGTIVAVNFKDGALVKKGDVLFVIDPRPYQAEVDRAAAQLAAAQARNGYAQSDWQRAQRLIGDNAIAKRDYDEKQNAAREASANLKAAEAALETARINLGYTRITAPVSGRVSRAEITLGNVVSAGASAAPLTTLVSVSPIYASFDADEQTYLQYINGARNGRKVPVELGLANETGYSRSGEIDSVDNRLDTSSGTIRVRARFDNADGTLVPGLYARVKVGGSAPHQALLVDDAAINTDQDKKFVFVVDQQGRVSYREVQQGMQHGNRRVIVSGLSAGDRVIVNGTQRVRPGEQVKPHMVPMTGGDEPSAPLADNAKPAAPAKAES, from the coding sequence ATGGCCATCCTACGCACCTCCCGTTCCCGAATCGCGACGGCGGCGATCGTGACGCTCGCCGTCGTCGGCATCGGCACGTTCGGCGCGATGCGCGTGAACGCGAACGCGCCCGAGAAGGCGGCGCCGCCGCTGCCGGAAGTCGACGTCGCGACCGTCGTGCCGCAGACCGTTACCGACTGGCAAAGCTATTCGGGCCGCCTCGAAGCGGTCGAGAAAGTCGACGTGCGCCCGCAGGTGTCCGGCACGATCGTCGCCGTGAACTTCAAGGACGGCGCGCTCGTGAAGAAGGGCGACGTGCTGTTCGTGATCGACCCGCGCCCGTACCAGGCGGAAGTCGATCGTGCGGCCGCGCAGCTCGCCGCCGCGCAGGCCCGCAACGGCTACGCGCAGAGCGACTGGCAGCGCGCGCAGCGGCTGATCGGCGACAACGCGATCGCGAAGCGCGACTACGACGAGAAGCAGAACGCCGCGCGCGAGGCCAGTGCGAACCTGAAGGCCGCCGAAGCCGCGCTGGAGACGGCGCGCATCAATCTCGGCTACACGCGTATCACCGCACCTGTGTCGGGCCGCGTGTCGCGGGCGGAAATCACGCTCGGCAACGTCGTGTCTGCCGGTGCATCGGCCGCGCCGCTGACGACGCTGGTGTCGGTGTCGCCGATCTACGCATCGTTCGACGCGGACGAGCAGACCTACCTGCAATACATCAACGGCGCGCGCAACGGCCGCAAGGTGCCGGTCGAGCTCGGCCTCGCGAATGAAACCGGCTATTCGCGCAGCGGCGAGATCGACTCGGTGGACAACCGGCTCGACACGTCGTCCGGCACGATCCGCGTGCGCGCGCGTTTCGACAACGCGGACGGCACGCTCGTCCCGGGCCTCTACGCACGCGTGAAGGTGGGCGGCAGCGCGCCGCACCAGGCACTGCTCGTCGACGACGCGGCAATCAACACCGACCAGGACAAGAAGTTCGTGTTCGTCGTCGACCAGCAGGGCCGCGTGTCGTATCGCGAAGTGCAGCAGGGCATGCAGCACGGCAATCGGCGCGTGATCGTGAGCGGCTTGTCCGCCGGCGATCGCGTGATCGTGAACGGCACGCAGCGCGTGCGGCCGGGCGAGCAGGTGAAGCCGCACATGGTCCCGATGACGGGCGGCGACGAGCCGTCCGCGCCGCTCGCGGACAACGCGAAGCCGGCCGCACCGGCGAAGGCGGAATCGTAA
- a CDS encoding alpha/beta hydrolase, with protein MDASEFSKFLKAALPAEARAGAALTVAEVEIPGYAQDIALRVYRRADKTGLPVVLYFHGGGFVRGTLDDADFAARFLAERLPALVVSVDYSLAPAFPFPAAPEDAYRAAVWAATRARAFGGNPKKIGVAGHDAGGQLANCLAFIARDRGEVSIAAQALFGPMLDPSMTRIGDAERLSSDITARECAACYRAYLPQAAQRMHPYAAPLESVRLAGLPPTLVVTAQNDVLHVEAEKYAGCLISSGVLTQVIRYPDVTHAALATHEAALEEAVRFFQCRFQARQPNRTE; from the coding sequence ATGGACGCTTCTGAATTCAGCAAATTCCTGAAAGCCGCATTGCCCGCCGAAGCCAGAGCCGGCGCGGCGCTGACGGTCGCGGAGGTGGAAATCCCAGGCTACGCGCAGGACATTGCGTTGCGCGTCTATCGCCGCGCCGACAAGACCGGATTGCCGGTAGTGCTTTATTTCCACGGCGGCGGTTTCGTGCGCGGCACGCTCGATGACGCCGACTTCGCCGCGCGCTTTTTAGCAGAACGCTTACCAGCTCTCGTAGTGTCGGTCGATTATTCGCTTGCGCCGGCATTTCCTTTTCCGGCCGCGCCGGAGGATGCGTATCGCGCCGCCGTATGGGCCGCGACGCGCGCCCGCGCGTTCGGAGGCAATCCGAAGAAGATCGGCGTCGCGGGGCACGATGCAGGCGGCCAGCTCGCGAACTGTCTCGCGTTCATCGCGCGCGATCGCGGTGAAGTGTCGATCGCCGCGCAGGCGCTGTTCGGGCCGATGCTCGACCCGAGCATGACGCGTATCGGCGACGCCGAACGCCTTTCATCGGACATCACCGCGCGCGAATGCGCGGCCTGTTATCGCGCCTATCTGCCGCAGGCGGCGCAGCGCATGCATCCGTACGCGGCACCGCTCGAATCGGTGCGCCTCGCGGGCCTGCCGCCGACGCTCGTCGTCACCGCGCAGAACGACGTGCTGCACGTCGAAGCGGAGAAATATGCGGGCTGCCTGATTTCATCGGGCGTGCTCACGCAGGTGATCCGCTACCCGGACGTGACGCATGCGGCGCTCGCGACGCACGAAGCCGCGCTCGAGGAAGCCGTGCGCTTCTTCCAGTGCCGCTTCCAGGCGCGCCAGCCGAACCGTACCGAATAA
- the ceoR gene encoding putative multidrug efflux transcriptional regulator CeoR: MDRLQAMQVFTRVVDTSSFTKAAETLSLPRASVTTIIQNLEAFLGVRLMHRTTRRLSLTPDGAAYYERCVRILADVEETEASFQNNNRKPHGKLRIDMPGSIGRLLVIPSLCEFHTRYPDIDLQLGLSDRPVDLLQEGVDCVIRVGALQDSSLVARRVGLFECVSVASPAYLEKHGEPHTIEDLSDHKAVNYFSSRTGRTIDWTFLTDGKEVEVKMNAIVSVNDADAYVTCGLEGFGLIQPPLFMVLPHLRDGRLKEVLPGLKPLPMPISVVYPHSRHLSPKVRVFVDWIAEVFDRCPLLSGKGSLDATCSKRTFEEAERAPALDTPVINEWVA, encoded by the coding sequence ATGGACCGGCTTCAGGCCATGCAGGTGTTTACTCGCGTCGTCGATACAAGCAGCTTCACCAAGGCAGCAGAAACGCTCAGCTTGCCGCGGGCGTCCGTCACGACGATCATCCAGAATCTCGAAGCATTCCTCGGCGTGCGCCTGATGCACCGGACCACGCGCCGGCTGTCGCTGACGCCTGACGGCGCTGCGTACTACGAACGCTGCGTGCGGATCCTCGCCGATGTCGAGGAAACCGAAGCGAGCTTCCAGAACAACAACCGGAAGCCGCACGGAAAGTTGCGTATCGACATGCCGGGCTCGATCGGGCGGCTGCTCGTGATCCCGTCGCTGTGCGAATTCCACACGCGCTATCCGGACATCGACCTGCAACTCGGCCTGTCCGACCGACCGGTCGACCTGCTGCAGGAGGGCGTCGACTGCGTGATCCGCGTCGGTGCGCTGCAGGACTCGTCGCTGGTCGCGCGCCGCGTCGGCCTGTTCGAATGCGTGTCGGTCGCGTCGCCCGCGTATCTCGAGAAGCACGGCGAGCCGCACACGATCGAGGACCTGAGCGACCACAAGGCCGTCAACTACTTCTCGAGCCGCACGGGCCGCACGATCGACTGGACCTTCCTCACGGACGGCAAGGAAGTCGAGGTGAAGATGAACGCGATCGTGTCGGTCAACGACGCCGACGCATACGTGACCTGCGGGCTCGAAGGCTTCGGCCTGATCCAGCCGCCGCTGTTCATGGTGCTGCCGCACCTGCGCGACGGCCGGCTCAAGGAAGTGCTGCCCGGCCTGAAACCGCTGCCGATGCCGATCTCGGTCGTCTATCCGCACAGCCGGCACCTGTCGCCGAAGGTGCGCGTGTTCGTCGACTGGATCGCCGAGGTGTTCGACCGCTGCCCGCTGCTGAGCGGCAAGGGCAGCCTCGACGCGACGTGCAGCAAGCGCACGTTCGAGGAAGCCGAGCGTGCACCCGCGCTCGACACGCCGGTCATCAACGAGTGGGTCGCGTAA
- a CDS encoding DUF4148 domain-containing protein, giving the protein MNRRHLLSAVALALAVSAPAFADTNTPHAGDYGNTSWYTQHNNGPRTRAEVSAEVEQARRDGTLAYLRKATSYPQGLELAQGPYRSMPESNQLAGGGR; this is encoded by the coding sequence ATGAACCGCCGCCATCTTCTCTCCGCCGTTGCCCTTGCCCTCGCCGTGTCCGCACCGGCCTTCGCCGATACGAACACCCCGCACGCCGGCGATTACGGCAACACGTCGTGGTACACGCAGCACAACAACGGCCCGCGCACGCGCGCCGAAGTCAGCGCCGAAGTCGAGCAGGCACGCCGCGACGGCACGCTCGCGTACCTGCGCAAGGCGACTTCGTATCCGCAAGGACTCGAACTCGCGCAAGGCCCGTATCGCTCGATGCCCGAAAGCAACCAGCTCGCAGGCGGTGGCCGATAA